The following are from one region of the Juglans regia cultivar Chandler chromosome 10, Walnut 2.0, whole genome shotgun sequence genome:
- the LOC108986087 gene encoding uncharacterized mitochondrial protein AtMg00810-like codes for MDPLSTSRLVLWPKAILRWPFRQLDMKNAFLMALSLKMSIWNSLLGTLILSTRIIRADTFLFVFHQQSDTIYLLLYVDDIIITGNNSSLLDNFDRKLNSEFANKDLGYLSYFLDLEATYTTDGLFISQLKYAQDILTRAQLLDSKPIHTPMVISQPLTDDDPTLSDPTICRSLVSALQYLTITRPDIAHAVNSLLTLMLTRLVFSILTIPGYSIYLGDNLVSWSAKKQPTVSRSSCESEYQALATTAAELLWFTHLLHDLKVPISRKPILLCDNKSAIFLNSNPVSHKRAKHVELDYHFLRELVVAGKLHTQYVPSHLQVVDLFTKSVS; via the exons ATGGATCCATTGAGCACCTCAAGGCTTGTCTTGTGGCCAAAGGCTATACTTAG ATGGCCTTTCCGCCAACTTGATATGAAGAATGCATTTCTAATGGCACTCTCACTGAAAATGTCTATATGGAATAGCCTCCTGGGTACATTGATTCTCAGTACCCGAATCAT CCGTGCAGACACCTTTCTCTTTGTCTTTCATCAGCAGTCTGACACTATTTATCTGctcttgtatgttgatgatattatcatTACTGGCAACAACTCTTCTCTTCTTGACAACTTCGATCGCAAGCTCAATTCTGAGTTTGCCAACAAGGATTTGGGCTATCTTAGCTATTTTCTTGATCTGGAAGCTACTTACACTACTGATGGTCTCTTCATCAGTCAGTTGAAATATGCCCAGGATATTCTGACTCGAGCACAGTTACTTGACAGCAAGCCTATTCATACTCCTATGGTCATTTCTCAACCTCTGACTGATGATGATCCTACCCTCTCGGACCCCACTATCTGCAGATCTCTAGTCAGTGCCCTTCAATACTTAACCATCACTCGCCCTGACATTGCTCATGCAGTTAACTCT TTGCTTACTCTAATGCTGACTAGGCTGGTTTTCTCGATACTCACCATTCCAGGCTACTCTATTTATCTTGGCGATAATCTGGTTTCTTGGAGTGCTAAGAAGCAACCCACTGTTTCCCGTTCAAGCTGTGAGTCTGAGTATCAGGCCCTTGCAACTACTGCAGCTGAACTCCTTTGGTTCACCCATCTACTTCATGATCTCAAGGTTCCCATTTCCCGGAAGCCTATTCTCTTATGTGACAACAAAAGTGCGATCTTCTTAAACTCCAACCCTGTTTCCCATAAACGGGCCAAGCATGTTGAATTAGATTATCATTTTCTTCGGGAACTTGTTGTTGCTGGCAAACTTCACACTCAATATGTGCCCTCTCATCTACAGGTTGTCGACCTCTTCACCAAAAGTGTTTCTTGA